The Deltaproteobacteria bacterium genome includes the window AACGTTATGGGACGGTATCCATGATGGCGGCCGTCTTCGTGGGAATGGTCTTTATCGTTTTGGGCTATAAGCCGTTGGCCAAGGGCGTGGTCCTGGGGGGCCTATTCAGTGTGCTGAATTTCGTTCTGATCGGGGAAATTCTCCCCATCATCGTCGGAAACTCCAGGAAACGGGCCTCTTTCGTCTCCCTGGGTTCCATCCTATTGCGCTATCTGCTTATGGCCGTGCCGCTGTTTGTGGCACTGAAGCTGGAATGGATCGACTTCACCGCCACCGCCGTAGGGCTGTTCATGGTGCAGTTCATGATTTTGGG containing:
- a CDS encoding ATP synthase subunit I — encoded protein: MTAGIRNTQKRYGTVSMMAAVFVGMVFIVLGYKPLAKGVVLGGLFSVLNFVLIGEILPIIVGNSRKRASFVSLGSILLRYLLMAVPLFVALKLEWIDFTATAVGLFMVQFMILGDHLLSRFFPTGIKQTQD